One part of the Algibacter sp. L1A34 genome encodes these proteins:
- a CDS encoding HdeD family acid-resistance protein, whose product MKNTLTMPMNHKYWWIQILLGIALIGFGLWFWFTPVETFITLAIFFSAWMFVTGIFEIINAIGVSKNSEQWGLYLIGGIVDLAIGAILMANENITIKILPLFLGFWLLFRAIMFIVMYYELKSKSKEASSMLLISAVLFGVFALIILAKPLVGDLVIVYSTGFAFFFFGVYRIILGLNLRKMQ is encoded by the coding sequence ATGAAAAATACACTTACAATGCCAATGAATCATAAATACTGGTGGATACAAATCCTATTAGGTATTGCATTAATTGGCTTCGGTTTATGGTTTTGGTTTACACCAGTAGAAACCTTTATTACACTAGCTATATTTTTTAGTGCGTGGATGTTCGTTACAGGAATTTTTGAAATTATTAATGCTATCGGAGTTAGTAAGAATTCTGAGCAGTGGGGTCTTTATCTCATTGGTGGTATTGTCGATTTAGCTATTGGCGCAATACTAATGGCAAACGAAAATATAACTATAAAAATTTTGCCATTATTTTTAGGGTTTTGGTTATTATTTAGAGCTATAATGTTTATTGTGATGTATTATGAGTTAAAAAGTAAATCGAAAGAGGCCTCTAGTATGTTACTAATTTCAGCCGTATTATTTGGTGTTTTTGCTCTAATAATATTGGCTAAACCGCTAGTAGGCGATTTAGTAATAGTATATTCTACGGGTTTTGCCTTTTTCTTTTTCGGTGTGTATCGAATTATCTTAGGTCTTAATCTTCGTAAAATGCAATAA
- a CDS encoding arsenate reductase family protein — MPELASSEREIILYYNPDKPSSSKTLGYAKGQGYILRDINIVTNIFTGTQLEELASKLDVTIEGLVNKEHKDFDEGLHDSCFSANDWIKVLQKNSKLLKEPIAIRGHQAMFIKTPSDLSRL, encoded by the coding sequence ATGCCAGAATTAGCAAGTTCAGAAAGAGAAATAATACTCTACTATAACCCAGATAAGCCAAGCTCATCAAAAACTTTGGGTTATGCCAAAGGCCAAGGCTATATACTAAGAGATATAAATATAGTAACCAACATTTTCACAGGTACACAACTAGAAGAATTGGCAAGTAAATTAGACGTTACTATAGAAGGTTTGGTTAATAAAGAACATAAGGATTTTGATGAAGGACTTCACGATTCCTGTTTTTCTGCAAATGATTGGATTAAAGTACTTCAGAAAAACTCAAAACTTCTTAAAGAACCAATAGCTATTAGGGGCCATCAAGCTATGTTTATAAAAACACCAAGTGATCTATCACGGTTATAA
- a CDS encoding aldo/keto reductase: MQKRQLGLHGFEVSEVGLGCWQLGADWGQDLSKDTSFNILNEAVKNGITFFDTADVYGDGKSETLIGEFLKTTEKPIRVATKFGRGGNAYPDKYTKAVLRESVEASIKRLRVDSLDLLQLHCIPIQYLKDGDIFDWLRELKSEGLIKHFGASVETVEEGLICLEQPGLLSLQVIFNIFRQKLITDLLPQAKAKGVGVIVRLPLASGLLSGKFTKDTTFPENDHRNYNKNGDAFNVGETFAGLPFQKGIEIVEIIKTDILPSSLTMVQLALRWLLDHEAVSSIIPGASSPKHVVSNAGASDLEVLSPEVHEALTDLYKTEIHNQIRGGY, from the coding sequence ATGCAAAAAAGACAATTAGGATTACACGGATTTGAAGTAAGTGAAGTAGGTTTAGGATGTTGGCAATTAGGAGCAGATTGGGGGCAAGATCTATCCAAAGACACTAGTTTTAATATCTTAAACGAGGCTGTAAAAAACGGAATTACTTTTTTTGATACAGCTGATGTTTACGGTGATGGAAAAAGTGAAACTCTTATTGGCGAATTCTTAAAAACGACAGAAAAACCAATACGAGTAGCTACTAAATTTGGTCGTGGCGGTAATGCATATCCAGATAAATATACAAAAGCTGTGCTACGCGAAAGTGTAGAAGCTTCTATAAAACGATTAAGAGTAGATTCGCTCGATTTACTGCAGCTCCATTGCATACCAATTCAATATTTAAAAGATGGCGATATTTTCGATTGGCTACGTGAATTAAAATCCGAAGGACTTATAAAGCATTTCGGAGCTAGTGTAGAAACAGTAGAAGAAGGTCTAATTTGTTTAGAACAACCTGGTTTGTTATCCCTACAAGTTATATTTAATATATTTAGGCAGAAACTTATTACCGATTTATTACCCCAAGCAAAAGCGAAAGGTGTTGGTGTTATTGTGCGTTTGCCCTTAGCAAGCGGCTTGTTATCGGGTAAATTTACGAAAGACACGACGTTTCCGGAAAACGATCATCGTAATTATAATAAAAATGGAGATGCCTTTAATGTAGGTGAAACTTTTGCCGGTTTACCATTTCAAAAAGGTATAGAAATTGTAGAAATCATAAAAACAGACATTTTACCGAGTTCATTAACTATGGTGCAATTAGCTTTACGCTGGTTACTTGATCACGAAGCTGTAAGTAGTATTATTCCAGGTGCAAGTTCTCCAAAGCATGTTGTTTCTAATGCAGGAGCTTCAGATTTAGAAGTATTATCACCCGAAGTTCATGAGGCATTAACCGATTTGTATAAAACAGAAATTCACAATCAAATTCGTGGAGGATATTAG
- a CDS encoding serine hydrolase → MKSQLKNLSLTKGFFLLTLFLFCHVTLAQTKSEKIDQLVSKYSEYGKFNGSVLVANQGEVIFKKGYGMANMEWDMPNAPNTKHRLGSITKQFTAMLILQLAQDGKLDLQAPITTYLPDYPKETGNIITVHHLLTHTSGIPNYTSFPGFMEDESRNPYTPEAFVKKFQDKRLDFTPGERFSYSNSGYFLLGVIAEKLSGKSYEVLLNENIFEPLGMHATGFDNHSDILKNRATGYEKEAGSYKNSKYLDMSIPYAAGSMYSTVEDLYIWDQVLYTNKMLSEKYMELYFKPQISAWGKSHYAYGWGVGYRKMGTSKDSIYAIEHGGGINGFNTNILRTPSDKSLIVLLNNTGGAPLNSISNAILGIINNKAYSMPKKSVADAMLTVIEAEGIDAGITHYNEIKDSEFYNLEESDLNAMGYKLMGSGNIEASIKVFELIIDIFPKSSNAYDSYAEALMNLGKKDLAIVNYRKSVELNPNNQNGIDFLKTLGEDVSDLVKEVEVTEAILETYIGNYELMPGFILAVTREGNQLKTQATGQPVFDVFPKFENVFYLKVVTAQLTFNKGESGNIESVTLLQGGREITGKRIK, encoded by the coding sequence ATGAAATCACAATTAAAAAATTTAAGCTTAACAAAAGGTTTTTTCTTATTAACGCTATTTTTATTTTGCCATGTTACTCTGGCTCAAACAAAGTCCGAAAAAATAGATCAACTTGTTAGTAAGTATAGCGAGTACGGTAAGTTCAATGGTTCTGTTTTAGTGGCAAATCAAGGTGAGGTTATTTTCAAAAAGGGTTACGGCATGGCAAATATGGAATGGGATATGCCTAACGCTCCAAATACAAAACACCGTTTAGGTTCTATTACCAAGCAATTTACCGCTATGCTTATTTTGCAACTGGCTCAAGATGGTAAGTTGGATTTACAAGCACCTATAACCACTTATCTTCCAGATTATCCTAAGGAAACAGGAAATATAATTACGGTACATCATTTATTAACCCACACGTCGGGTATTCCAAATTACACCTCTTTTCCGGGTTTTATGGAAGATGAAAGTCGAAATCCATATACACCAGAAGCGTTTGTTAAAAAGTTTCAAGATAAACGTTTAGATTTTACACCAGGAGAACGATTTAGTTATAGTAATTCTGGATATTTTTTATTGGGTGTTATTGCGGAAAAATTATCAGGTAAAAGCTATGAGGTTTTATTAAACGAAAATATTTTTGAACCCTTAGGTATGCATGCTACTGGTTTTGATAATCACAGCGATATTTTAAAAAATAGAGCAACCGGCTATGAGAAAGAAGCCGGAAGTTATAAAAACTCTAAATATTTAGATATGTCTATTCCGTATGCCGCAGGTTCGATGTATTCAACAGTTGAAGATTTATATATTTGGGATCAAGTACTTTATACAAATAAGATGCTCTCTGAAAAATATATGGAACTCTATTTTAAACCTCAAATTTCTGCTTGGGGCAAGAGTCATTATGCCTATGGTTGGGGTGTTGGTTACAGAAAGATGGGAACTTCTAAAGATAGTATTTATGCCATTGAACATGGAGGAGGAATTAATGGGTTTAACACCAATATACTTAGAACACCTTCGGATAAATCGTTAATAGTACTTTTAAATAATACAGGAGGAGCTCCACTGAATTCAATATCTAATGCTATTTTAGGAATTATAAATAACAAAGCCTATAGCATGCCTAAAAAATCGGTAGCAGATGCTATGCTAACGGTTATTGAAGCAGAAGGAATCGATGCAGGAATTACTCATTATAATGAAATTAAAGATTCTGAATTTTATAATTTAGAAGAAAGTGATTTGAATGCTATGGGATATAAACTGATGGGTTCTGGTAATATAGAAGCATCTATTAAAGTGTTTGAGTTAATTATAGACATTTTTCCGAAGTCATCAAATGCTTATGATAGTTATGCCGAAGCTTTAATGAATTTAGGTAAAAAAGACCTAGCTATTGTTAATTATAGAAAATCAGTAGAATTAAACCCTAATAATCAAAACGGGATAGATTTCCTAAAAACGTTAGGAGAGGATGTCAGTGACTTAGTAAAAGAAGTTGAAGTGACAGAAGCTATATTAGAAACTTACATTGGTAATTACGAACTCATGCCAGGATTTATCCTTGCAGTTACTAGAGAAGGGAATCAACTTAAAACTCAAGCAACAGGACAACCTGTATTTGATGTATTTCCAAAATTTGAAAACGTTTTTTATTTAAAAGTAGTTACAGCGCAATTAACTTTTAATAAAGGTGAATCTGGAAATATAGAAAGCGTAACATTGTTGCAAGGTGGACGTGAAATTACAGGTAAACGTATAAAATAA
- a CDS encoding NAD(P)H-dependent flavin oxidoreductase → METKLTELLQIKYPIIQAPMFLVSNTAMVIEAMKSGIAGCIPALNYRTLDELKVAIHELKSAKVAGGSFGFNLIVNKSNIKYKEQLRVLCEEGCDFIITSLGSPEETINQAHKVGIKVFCDVTDLHFAKKVESLNADAAIAVNNEAGGHRGKLSPEALIKDLKSHLNIPVISAGGVGCKADIDTMMSYGADGISVGSPFIASIEAGVTQEYKQACVDYGAEDIVMTERISGTPCTVINTPYVQKIGTKSTWIETVLNKSKTLKKWVKMIRFSIGMKATEKAATQATYKTVWVAGPSISHTNSILPVKDIIKRLVS, encoded by the coding sequence ATGGAAACTAAACTCACTGAATTACTTCAAATAAAATATCCAATAATTCAAGCACCAATGTTTTTGGTTTCGAATACAGCTATGGTAATCGAGGCCATGAAAAGTGGTATTGCAGGTTGTATTCCTGCATTAAATTACCGGACTTTAGATGAGTTGAAAGTTGCTATTCACGAATTAAAATCGGCAAAAGTAGCAGGTGGTTCTTTTGGTTTTAATTTAATTGTAAACAAGTCGAATATAAAATATAAAGAGCAACTGCGGGTACTATGCGAGGAAGGTTGCGATTTTATAATTACCTCTTTAGGAAGCCCAGAAGAAACTATAAATCAAGCCCACAAAGTAGGTATTAAAGTGTTTTGTGATGTTACCGATTTGCATTTCGCTAAAAAAGTAGAAAGTCTAAACGCTGATGCTGCTATAGCAGTAAATAACGAAGCTGGTGGTCATCGTGGAAAACTATCTCCAGAAGCACTTATAAAAGACTTAAAATCACATTTAAATATTCCTGTAATTTCTGCCGGAGGAGTAGGTTGTAAAGCCGATATTGATACTATGATGAGTTATGGTGCCGATGGTATTTCAGTAGGAAGCCCTTTTATCGCCTCTATAGAAGCCGGTGTAACCCAAGAATACAAACAAGCCTGTGTAGATTATGGTGCAGAAGATATTGTAATGACAGAGCGTATCTCAGGCACTCCATGTACTGTAATTAATACACCGTACGTTCAAAAAATTGGAACAAAATCTACTTGGATAGAAACTGTTTTAAACAAAAGTAAAACACTTAAAAAATGGGTTAAAATGATTCGTTTCTCTATAGGAATGAAAGCTACTGAAAAGGCGGCTACACAAGCCACTTATAAGACCGTTTGGGTTGCAGGCCCGAGCATATCCCATACAAATTCTATTTTACCCGTAAAAGATATTATTAAGCGTTTAGTTAGTTAA
- a CDS encoding class I SAM-dependent rRNA methyltransferase, which translates to MLFSSKIKSNYNPKRLAVKLNAKGEQFVVQGHPWVFSDNITKVNDNAKSGDLAIIFGKNKNRVVGLGLYDANSPIRIKMLHSSNEKAEINAAFFKHKISKAFAKRQSLLKTNTNSYRLLFGENDGFPGLIADVYASVLVVKIYSEIWLPYIETIIPDLQEISDCKTVVIRLSRSLENSKKHKLENGDVVFGTLKNEVVKFVEHDVNFSANVIKGHKTGYFLDHRANRKQVGELSKGKTVLDVFSYAGGFSVHALSNGAREVTSLDISKQALEIALENGKLNKFKGKHQTIAGDAFVELKKLIKDKVTFDVVVIDPPSFAKQASEIELAKKKYAQLAELGEKLTAKNGLLVLASCSSRVLAQEFYEINSDVLSSIKRNYKILSKTQHDTDHPIGFPEGAYLKTVYYRFID; encoded by the coding sequence ATGCTATTTTCTTCAAAAATAAAATCTAATTACAATCCAAAAAGATTAGCCGTAAAACTAAACGCTAAAGGCGAACAGTTTGTGGTTCAAGGGCACCCATGGGTGTTTTCGGATAATATTACCAAAGTAAACGATAATGCTAAATCGGGAGATTTAGCTATTATTTTCGGTAAAAACAAAAACCGAGTTGTTGGTTTAGGTTTGTATGATGCTAATTCGCCAATTCGAATTAAAATGCTACATAGCAGCAATGAAAAAGCAGAAATTAATGCGGCTTTTTTTAAGCATAAAATTAGTAAAGCTTTTGCTAAACGTCAATCTTTATTAAAAACAAACACTAATAGTTACCGTTTGTTATTTGGTGAAAATGATGGTTTTCCAGGACTTATTGCCGATGTTTATGCTTCGGTTTTAGTGGTAAAAATATATTCTGAAATTTGGTTACCTTATATAGAAACTATTATTCCGGATTTACAAGAAATCTCGGATTGTAAAACGGTTGTTATTAGATTAAGTCGAAGTTTAGAAAATTCAAAAAAGCATAAACTAGAAAATGGCGATGTTGTTTTTGGAACATTGAAAAATGAAGTAGTTAAGTTTGTGGAGCACGACGTTAATTTTTCGGCAAACGTTATTAAAGGGCACAAAACGGGTTATTTCTTAGATCATAGAGCCAATAGAAAACAAGTAGGCGAGTTGAGTAAAGGGAAAACGGTACTCGATGTTTTTTCTTATGCTGGTGGGTTTTCAGTACACGCTTTATCTAATGGAGCAAGAGAAGTTACGAGTCTAGATATTAGTAAACAAGCTTTAGAAATTGCCTTAGAAAATGGTAAACTAAATAAATTCAAAGGAAAACACCAAACAATTGCAGGCGATGCTTTTGTGGAATTAAAAAAACTAATAAAAGACAAAGTTACTTTTGATGTTGTGGTAATCGATCCACCAAGTTTTGCAAAACAAGCTTCGGAAATTGAACTCGCTAAAAAGAAATATGCGCAACTTGCCGAATTAGGAGAAAAACTGACAGCTAAAAATGGCTTACTTGTTTTGGCTTCTTGTTCTTCTAGAGTACTTGCTCAGGAGTTTTACGAGATTAATAGTGATGTTTTATCATCTATAAAACGTAATTATAAAATTCTTTCAAAAACCCAGCATGATACCGATCATCCTATAGGTTTTCCTGAAGGGGCTTATTTAAAGACGGTGTATTATAGGTTTATTGATTAG
- a CDS encoding lipocalin family protein, whose product MKKLSVLFIAFTMVLSSCSSDDSASTSAELTGEWNGQAISYAGTTTTEVLGESIESIYVAQGYDIDFTMTFTEMPNNVVGEGNYSLELVSKTLGQSQTQNVEDLSFENNSTWIKDGNQLLLTDGTETVAYQITELTENKLVLTADSLEAIPDASANGITEIKIEIILTR is encoded by the coding sequence ATGAAAAAATTAAGTGTTTTATTTATTGCGTTTACAATGGTTTTATCTTCATGCTCAAGTGATGATTCAGCATCAACTTCTGCAGAATTAACAGGGGAGTGGAATGGACAAGCCATTAGCTATGCTGGAACTACAACAACAGAAGTTTTAGGAGAATCTATAGAGTCTATTTATGTAGCGCAAGGTTATGATATCGATTTTACGATGACCTTTACAGAAATGCCTAATAATGTTGTTGGAGAAGGTAATTATAGCTTAGAATTAGTTTCAAAAACACTAGGGCAAAGTCAAACACAAAATGTTGAAGATCTTTCATTTGAAAACAATAGTACTTGGATTAAAGATGGTAACCAATTATTGTTAACAGACGGAACTGAAACTGTTGCTTACCAAATTACCGAGTTAACAGAAAATAAGTTAGTACTTACTGCAGATAGTTTAGAAGCAATACCAGACGCAAGTGCAAACGGTATCACAGAAATTAAAATAGAAATTATATTAACGAGATAA
- the dnaK gene encoding molecular chaperone DnaK, whose amino-acid sequence MSKIIGIDLGTTNSCVSVMEGNEPVVIPNAEGKRTTPSVIAFVEGGEIKVGDPAKRQAVTNPTKTVYSIKRFMGNKYSESKKEAERVPYKVVKGDNDTPRVDIDGRLYTPQELSAMILQKMKKTAEDYLGTDVTEAVITVPAYFNDSQRQATKEAGEIAGLKVRRIINEPTAAALAYGMDKKGTDQKIVVFDFGGGTHDVSILELGDGVFEVLSTDGDTHLGGDDVDEKIIGWLADEFNAEENMDLRKDPMSLQRLKEAAEKAKIELSSSAQTEINLPYITATASGPKHLVRTLTRSKFEQLIDDLVKRTIEPCQTALKAAGLSKSDIDEVILVGGSTRIPAVQAAVEKFFGKSPSKGVNPDEVVSLGAGIQGGVLSGDVKDVLLLDVTPLSLGIETMGNVFTKLIEANTTIPTKKSQVFSTAADNQPSVEIHVLQGERAMAADNNTIGRFHLSDIPPARRGTPQIEVTFDIDANGIIKVGAEDKATGKKQDIRIEASSGLSEDEIQKMKADAEANAESDKIAAENAQKLNEADSMIFQTEKQLEEFGDKISEDKKQPVVDALAELKAAYESKDLAVITPALDKINEAWKVASEEMYKAQAEAEQGGAQPGPDAGAESQAEGSDVEDVDFEEVK is encoded by the coding sequence ATGAGTAAAATTATTGGAATCGATTTAGGAACAACCAACTCTTGCGTTTCTGTGATGGAAGGTAACGAGCCAGTAGTTATTCCTAACGCAGAAGGAAAAAGAACAACACCATCTGTAATCGCTTTTGTAGAAGGCGGTGAAATTAAAGTTGGTGACCCTGCAAAACGTCAGGCAGTTACAAACCCAACAAAAACAGTTTATTCTATTAAACGTTTTATGGGTAACAAATATTCTGAGTCTAAAAAAGAAGCGGAACGTGTACCTTATAAAGTAGTTAAAGGTGATAACGATACGCCAAGAGTTGATATTGATGGTCGTTTATATACGCCACAAGAATTATCGGCTATGATTCTTCAAAAAATGAAGAAAACGGCAGAAGATTATTTAGGAACTGATGTTACTGAAGCGGTAATTACTGTACCTGCTTACTTTAACGATAGTCAACGTCAAGCAACTAAAGAAGCTGGTGAAATTGCTGGTTTAAAAGTTAGACGTATTATTAACGAACCTACTGCAGCTGCTTTAGCTTACGGTATGGACAAAAAAGGAACTGACCAAAAAATAGTAGTATTTGATTTTGGTGGAGGAACGCATGATGTATCTATCCTTGAATTAGGTGATGGTGTATTTGAAGTACTTTCTACAGATGGTGATACGCACTTAGGTGGTGATGATGTTGATGAGAAAATCATCGGTTGGTTAGCAGATGAGTTTAATGCTGAAGAGAACATGGATTTAAGAAAAGATCCAATGTCTTTACAACGTTTAAAAGAAGCTGCTGAAAAAGCTAAGATTGAGTTATCATCTTCTGCACAAACAGAAATTAACCTACCTTATATTACTGCTACTGCTAGTGGACCAAAACACTTAGTACGTACATTAACACGTTCTAAATTCGAGCAATTAATTGACGATTTAGTAAAACGTACTATTGAGCCATGTCAAACAGCTTTAAAAGCAGCAGGTTTATCTAAATCTGATATTGATGAAGTTATTTTAGTAGGTGGTTCTACACGTATTCCTGCAGTACAAGCAGCAGTTGAGAAATTCTTCGGAAAATCACCAAGTAAAGGTGTAAACCCTGATGAAGTTGTTTCTTTAGGAGCTGGTATCCAAGGTGGTGTATTATCTGGAGATGTTAAAGATGTTTTACTTTTAGATGTAACACCTTTATCTTTAGGTATTGAAACTATGGGTAATGTATTTACAAAATTAATTGAAGCAAATACAACAATACCAACTAAAAAATCGCAAGTATTCTCGACAGCTGCCGATAATCAACCTTCTGTAGAAATTCACGTTTTACAAGGGGAAAGAGCAATGGCTGCCGATAACAATACAATTGGACGTTTTCACTTAAGTGATATTCCACCAGCAAGAAGAGGTACTCCACAAATTGAAGTAACTTTTGATATTGATGCGAATGGTATTATTAAAGTAGGAGCTGAAGATAAAGCGACTGGTAAGAAACAAGATATTAGAATTGAAGCATCTTCTGGATTAAGTGAAGATGAAATCCAAAAGATGAAAGCTGATGCTGAAGCAAATGCTGAATCTGATAAAATAGCAGCTGAAAATGCTCAGAAATTAAATGAAGCAGATTCTATGATTTTCCAAACGGAAAAACAATTAGAAGAGTTTGGTGATAAAATATCTGAAGATAAAAAACAACCTGTTGTTGATGCTTTAGCAGAATTGAAAGCAGCATACGAATCTAAAGATTTAGCTGTTATTACACCTGCTTTAGATAAAATAAACGAAGCTTGGAAAGTAGCAAGTGAAGAAATGTACAAAGCACAAGCTGAAGCAGAGCAAGGTGGAGCACAACCAGGACCAGATGCAGGAGCAGAATCTCAAGCTGAAGGAAGTGATGTTGAAGATGTAGATTTCGAAGAAGTAAAATAA
- a CDS encoding L-serine ammonia-lyase produces the protein MECISVFDMLKIGIGPSSSHTLGPWRAAERWIGELKANKTFDKVETIQVDLYGSLSLTGKGHATDYAVMLGLTGADPETLPIKDIETTIASIKATKKIQFNNEKTIDFQAENNIVFNKKFLPFHSNGIIFSAMINGKKAKSTFYSIGGGFVVKEERKNSKKNFEIKCSFPYPIDKGTELLKFCKDLNKPISEVVLENEKSIRTEAEIDYELKRIWDTMLECMYTGCHTEGHLPGGLNVRRRAFDMHKRLQGSSPYSNPVEWIYSIRNTEVKFRQILKWVSCFALAVNEVNAALGRVVTAPTNGSAGVIPSVLMYYLVIENHDGNFEDIKKFLLVAGEIGSIFKKGATISAAMGGCQAEIGVSSAMAAGALTELLGGTPEQVLVAAEIAMEHHLGLTCDPIGGLVQIPCIERNAMGAIKAINAAELALDTDPKNVKVPLDKVVNTMWETAKDMNSKYKETSEGGLAVGVNMSDC, from the coding sequence ATGGAATGTATCTCTGTTTTCGACATGCTAAAAATAGGCATTGGCCCATCTAGCTCACACACATTAGGACCATGGCGAGCTGCCGAACGCTGGATTGGCGAGCTAAAAGCCAACAAAACCTTCGATAAAGTCGAAACGATTCAAGTGGATTTGTACGGTTCATTATCCTTAACAGGAAAAGGCCATGCTACAGACTATGCTGTAATGTTAGGTTTAACGGGTGCCGATCCAGAAACCCTTCCTATAAAAGATATAGAAACAACTATAGCTTCAATAAAGGCAACAAAAAAAATACAATTCAACAACGAAAAAACAATAGACTTTCAAGCTGAAAATAATATTGTTTTTAATAAGAAATTTTTACCATTTCATTCCAACGGCATCATTTTTAGCGCCATGATTAACGGTAAAAAAGCAAAATCTACCTTCTACTCTATCGGCGGCGGTTTTGTTGTAAAAGAAGAACGTAAAAACTCCAAAAAGAACTTTGAAATAAAGTGTTCGTTTCCTTACCCTATTGATAAAGGAACAGAACTACTAAAATTCTGTAAAGATTTAAATAAACCCATTTCTGAAGTTGTTTTAGAAAACGAAAAATCTATACGTACAGAAGCAGAAATAGATTATGAACTAAAACGCATTTGGGATACTATGCTAGAATGTATGTATACAGGTTGCCATACCGAAGGCCATCTTCCTGGTGGTTTAAATGTACGCCGTAGAGCTTTCGATATGCACAAACGCTTACAAGGATCATCTCCATACTCAAATCCTGTAGAATGGATTTACTCCATTAGAAATACCGAAGTTAAATTTAGACAAATATTAAAATGGGTAAGCTGTTTTGCCTTAGCAGTAAACGAAGTTAATGCAGCCTTAGGCCGTGTAGTTACAGCTCCTACAAACGGGAGTGCAGGCGTTATTCCATCTGTACTTATGTATTATTTAGTGATTGAAAACCACGATGGAAATTTCGAGGATATTAAAAAATTCTTACTTGTTGCTGGAGAAATTGGTAGCATCTTTAAAAAAGGTGCCACAATTTCGGCTGCCATGGGTGGTTGTCAGGCAGAAATTGGTGTTTCATCTGCAATGGCGGCCGGAGCGTTAACCGAATTACTTGGAGGCACACCAGAACAAGTTTTAGTCGCTGCCGAAATTGCCATGGAACATCACTTAGGTTTAACCTGCGATCCTATTGGTGGTTTAGTACAAATACCATGTATTGAGCGTAATGCTATGGGTGCTATAAAGGCAATTAACGCCGCAGAACTGGCATTAGATACCGATCCTAAAAATGTAAAAGTACCACTAGACAAAGTAGTAAACACCATGTGGGAAACTGCAAAGGACATGAATTCTAAATACAAAGAAACGAGCGAAGGCGGCTTGGCTGTTGGTGTAAATATGTCCGATTGCTAA
- a CDS encoding mechanosensitive ion channel family protein, with the protein MNLVDSLKESLSTIWESIVDVLPTIAGAIIGIIIGILIIKLVVNIIRKSLKFVKADKLDDKLNEIDLFGDKKIQFNVIDIVAKFVKWMLYIILVMIVTDLLNLTMISDGIKSVIGYMPKLITALAIFVIGLLFANFVKKSLQSFFESMELSGGKMISQAIFMLLLIFISITALNQAGVDTEIITSNITMILAAFLLAFALAVGFGAQKVVGDLFRTFYTRKIYEVGQKIEFDDIKGEIESIDGISVTLKTSTGKIIVPIKDIVESQVRLQD; encoded by the coding sequence ATGAACCTTGTCGACAGTTTAAAAGAATCATTAAGTACAATTTGGGAAAGTATAGTAGATGTTTTACCCACTATCGCAGGAGCGATAATAGGTATTATCATTGGAATATTAATTATAAAATTAGTAGTTAATATTATAAGGAAGTCATTAAAGTTTGTAAAGGCAGATAAGCTTGATGATAAGCTAAATGAAATTGATTTATTTGGAGATAAAAAAATACAATTTAATGTTATAGACATTGTAGCGAAGTTCGTTAAATGGATGCTTTACATTATTTTAGTAATGATTGTTACAGATTTGTTGAATTTAACAATGATATCTGATGGTATAAAAAGCGTGATTGGTTATATGCCGAAATTAATAACAGCTTTAGCCATATTTGTTATTGGTCTATTGTTTGCCAATTTTGTTAAAAAATCATTGCAATCGTTTTTTGAATCCATGGAGTTGTCTGGAGGAAAAATGATTAGTCAAGCTATATTTATGTTGCTTTTAATTTTTATTTCTATAACAGCATTAAATCAAGCTGGTGTAGATACAGAGATTATCACAAGTAACATTACCATGATTTTGGCGGCATTTTTATTAGCCTTTGCTTTAGCTGTTGGTTTTGGAGCTCAAAAAGTAGTAGGCGATTTGTTTAGAACGTTCTACACAAGAAAAATATATGAAGTCGGTCAGAAAATTGAGTTTGACGATATAAAAGGAGAAATAGAATCTATCGATGGTATATCGGTAACATTAAAAACAAGTACTGGGAAAATTATTGTTCCTATTAAAGATATAGTAGAAAGTCAAGTAAGATTGCAGGATTAA